The sequence ACGTACTCCTGGCGATACTGCATGCCGCGATGCTACTGATTCTGGGTTACAGGCACGTACCCCCGTCCGGCCCATCCGGTCGCACATCCTGGCCAAAAGGCTTTTTCCACCAACGAATGCCTGAACCTGATATGAAGCAGCGGTGGACGCCACGAAGCTGCGCCGAGCCATCGCCCGTACCCCACTCGCACCCGTCGCCGCATTTCCCAAGCGCCTCGCCCGGGTCGCCCGCCACGACGCCAAGGTGCTGCGCGCCTCGGCCCGGTGGTTGGTCACCTCCCGTGAACATCACAACTACACGTACGAGCTGACCAAACTCAGCCGCCACCACCTGACCTGGTTCGTCAGCGTCGTCTGCGACATCCCGGTCCAGCAGGCCCGTGGCTACGTCGCCGAGATCGAGTCCGACGACGTGCTGCGACACCACATCGAGCAGGCCACCGCCACAGCCGCCCGCCGTGGCCTCGCCGACAAGAAGGTCCGCTACGCCCGACGCGTCGGCTGGTACGCGATCGTCCGGGCCACCCACCCCACGCACGTGGTGGAAACCGGCGTGGACAAGGGGTTGGGCACCTGCGTCCTCGCGTCCGCCCTGCTGCGCAACGCACAGGAGGGGCACCCGGGCCGGGTCACCTCGCTGGACATCAACCCCGAGGCCGGCTACCTCGCCCAGGTCGCACCGTGGTCGAACGTCGTCGACCTGGTGATCGGCGACTCGATCGCCTCGATCGGCGCGCTGGACCGCCCGGTCGACCTGTTCCTGCACGACAGCGACCACAGCCGCGCCCACGAGAAGCGTGAGTTCGACGCCGTGGAGCCCCAGCTCGCCCCCGGCGCCATCCTGCTCACCGACAACGTCACCAGCACCAACGTGCTCGCCGAGCACGCCGAACGCACCGGCCGGCGGTTCCTCGCCTACCGGGAGAGCCCGGCCAACCACTGGTACCCGGGCGACGGGATCGGCGTGGCATGGTAGCCGGGTGCGGCTGACCTCGATTCACACGTACCCCATCAAGGGTTGTCACCGGCTCGACCACGACGGCGCGTTCGTGCACCAGTGGGGCCTGGCCGGCGACCGACGCTGGATGGTCGTGGACGCCGACGGCGTCGGCGTCACCCAACGGGAAACGACCCGGCTCGTCGGCCTGCGCGCCTCGGTGCGCCCCGGGGGTTTGTGGCTGCGTGCCGACGGGCAACCCGACCTCGACGTGCCGGAACCGGCCGGCGGTGAACCCGTGGGGGTGCGAACCTTCCGCAGCCGCACGTTCCCGGTGCCCGCGCTGCCGGCCGGCCAGGCGGCCGACGACTGGCTCGGCGCCCTGCTCGGCCGGCCGGTCCGGCTGGTCTGGCTGGCCCAGCCGACCCGTCACCTGGCCGCCGGAACCCGCGAGCACGACACCGGTGACCAGGTCAGTTTCGCCGACGCCTACCCGGTGCTGCTGGCCAACGCCGCCTCCCTCGACGGCCTCAACGACTGGCTGGCCGAGGCGGGGGAGGAACCGGTGCCGATGACCCGGTTCCGACCCAACCTGGTGGTCAGCGGTGCGCCGGCCTGGGCCGAGGACGACTGGGTCGGCCGGCCGCTGCGCATCGG comes from Micromonospora vinacea and encodes:
- a CDS encoding MOSC domain-containing protein, encoding MRLTSIHTYPIKGCHRLDHDGAFVHQWGLAGDRRWMVVDADGVGVTQRETTRLVGLRASVRPGGLWLRADGQPDLDVPEPAGGEPVGVRTFRSRTFPVPALPAGQAADDWLGALLGRPVRLVWLAQPTRHLAAGTREHDTGDQVSFADAYPVLLANAASLDGLNDWLAEAGEEPVPMTRFRPNLVVSGAPAWAEDDWVGRPLRIGDRLFRAAGPCDRCVVTTTDQETGVRTKEPLRTLGRHRNVKQKLLFGLNLVPLDSGPLAVDAPIVLAP
- a CDS encoding class I SAM-dependent methyltransferase, which encodes MDATKLRRAIARTPLAPVAAFPKRLARVARHDAKVLRASARWLVTSREHHNYTYELTKLSRHHLTWFVSVVCDIPVQQARGYVAEIESDDVLRHHIEQATATAARRGLADKKVRYARRVGWYAIVRATHPTHVVETGVDKGLGTCVLASALLRNAQEGHPGRVTSLDINPEAGYLAQVAPWSNVVDLVIGDSIASIGALDRPVDLFLHDSDHSRAHEKREFDAVEPQLAPGAILLTDNVTSTNVLAEHAERTGRRFLAYRESPANHWYPGDGIGVAW